The Micromonospora sp. Llam0 genome includes a window with the following:
- a CDS encoding MerR family transcriptional regulator, which translates to MSSRELMQIGEVAERTGLSLRTIRYYEEVGIVEPSARSQGGFRLYTDDDVDRLQVVKRMKPLEFTLEQTRELLGILDRLADHGDQPDEVDRAVLLTKLREYHTAAQARAAALKAQLATIRELSADLSTHLDALDTVPVRPRTSGATTS; encoded by the coding sequence ATGAGTTCCCGTGAGCTGATGCAGATCGGCGAGGTAGCGGAGCGGACCGGGCTGAGCCTGCGAACCATCCGCTACTACGAAGAGGTGGGCATCGTCGAGCCGTCCGCGCGCAGCCAGGGCGGATTCCGGCTGTACACCGATGACGACGTGGACCGGCTACAGGTCGTCAAACGGATGAAGCCACTGGAGTTCACCCTCGAACAGACCCGCGAGCTACTGGGCATCCTCGACCGGCTAGCGGATCACGGTGACCAGCCGGATGAGGTGGACCGGGCCGTTCTGCTCACCAAGCTACGGGAGTACCACACGGCGGCACAGGCGCGGGCCGCGGCACTGAAGGCGCAACTGGCCACCATCAGGGAACTCAGCGCCGACCTGTCGACCCACCTCGACGCGCTCGACACGGTCCCGGTCCGCCCACGCACGAGCGGCGCCACTACGAGCTGA